From the Toxotes jaculatrix isolate fToxJac2 chromosome 15, fToxJac2.pri, whole genome shotgun sequence genome, one window contains:
- the eaf2 gene encoding ELL-associated factor 2, with protein sequence MNGTAYSNFDNQEHVLNLGETFEKHPRSAYHTVRYDFKPASIDTTCEGELEVGKGEQVTITLPNLEGSSAPVTVFKGSKRPYMKECILIVNHDTGEYRLEKLNSNIAVKKTRAEGSSKIHSRLEQQTSRLSQQMKSNHNSSSSSSSNSNKTSASSKSSPPKEKTSPASPMDDIERELMAEAQVMDQLSTSDSSSDSNSSSSSSSDDSSSSSDSEDERTPAPPSAPANHSMPIINTSSRQQESGGLMNTLKNDLQLSESGSESDD encoded by the exons ATGAATGGGACAGCGTACTCCAACTTTGACAATCAAGAACATGTACTGAATCTGGGAGAGACGTTTGAGAAACACCCTAGAAGTGCCTACCATACAGTGCGAT ATGACTTCAAACCAGCCTCAATTGATACAACATGTGAAGGGGAGCTTGAAGTGGGCAAAGGAGAGCAAGTCACTATTACTTTACCCAATTTAGAG GGTTCAAGTGCTCCAGTAACAGTCTTCAAGGGATCCAAGAGGCCATACATGAAAGAGTGCATCCTCATTGTGAACCATGACACAGGAGAGTACAGACTGGAAAAACTCAACAGCAACATAGCTGTGAAGAAGACCAG AGCTGAGGGCAGCAGCAAGATCCATTCTCGCCTGGAACAGCAGACCAGCCGCCTGAGCCAGCAGATGAAGAGtaaccacaacagcagcagcagcagtagcagcaacAGTAACAAGACCTCAGCCAGCTCTAAGAGTTCTCCTCCCAAAGAGAAGACATCTCCAGCATCCCCCATGGACGACATTGAAAGAG AACTGATGGCGGAGGCGCAGGTCATGGACCAGCTGAGCACCAGCGACAGCTCCTCAGACTCCAACAGCTCCTCGTCCTCCAGCAGCGATgacagctccagcagcagtgacTCAGAAGATGAACGGACCCCTGCGCCGCCCTCGGCCCCGGCCAACCACAGCATGCCTATCATCAACACCAGCAGTCGGCAGCAGGAAAGTGGAGGGCTCATGAACACACTCA agaaTGACCTCCAACTGAGTGAATCAGGCAGTGAAAGTGATGACTGA
- the si:dkey-91i10.3 gene encoding cytochrome P450 — translation MLRKSLVSIGLRVNRQQHEGIQRVAARLNPVVYGDMRLRRDASTGTTTSTGTTVMGASNKLKTMDELGGPSFMTTLYWLFVKGYFQTMQEMQIEHSKIYGPLWKSKYGPLVIVNVASAELIEQVLRQEGRHPVRTDMPHWRGYRELRNQAYGPLTETGAKWQRIRSILNPRMLKPKHVSSYSNTINEVVTDFIERVAWLRDTSGQGSVVNDVTGELYKFAFEGICSVLFETRMGCMNEVVPEETQKFIFSVGEMFRLSQIIVLFPMSTWSYVPFWKQFVVAWDHLFKVAEELVQKKIEEIQGKVHLDQSVEGAYLTYLLLSDQMTVTEILGSITELLLAGVDTTSNTISWSLYHLAKEPEIQEQLYQEVISVCPGDKIPTSEDIAQMPYLKAVIKETLRLYPVVPGNARLTVENEIVVGDYLFPKRTLFHLCHYAVSYDETIFPDPYIFLPQRWLRGGEERYKQHPFGSVPFGFGIRACLGRRVAELEMYLLLSRLIKHYEVRPDPAGTAVKPITRTLLCPAKPINLQFLNRRVEREEPRAAAAGGVSL, via the exons ATGTTGAGGAAATCTCTTGTGAGCATCGGGCTGCGAGTGAACCGACAGCAGCATGAAGGGATTCAAAGAGTGGCCGCGAGACTGAATCCGGTGGTTTATGGAGACATGCGCCTCCGCCGTGACGCATCGACCggcaccaccaccagcaccggTACCACCGTGATGGGAGCCAGCAACAAACTGAAAACTATGGACGAATTAGGCGGACCAAGTTTCATGACAACCTTATATTGGCTTTTTGTAAAGGGGTATTTCCAAACGATGCAAGAAATGCAA ATAGAGCACAGCAAGATCTACGGCCCTCTGTGGAAGTCAAAGTATGGTCCTCTGGTCATAGTGAACGTGGCCAGCGCCGAGCTGATAGAGCAGGTTTTGAGGCAGGAGGGGAGACACCCGGTCCGGACTGACATGCCCCACTGGAGGGGCTACAGAGAGCTCAGGAACCAGGCCTATGGACCCCTGACAGA gaCAGGAGCAAAGTGGCAGCGAATCCGCAGCATCCTGAACCCTCGGATGCTGAAGCCCAAACACGTCTCTTCCTATAGTAACACTATCAACGAGGTGGTGACGGACTTCATCGAGAGAGTGGCCTGGCTGAGGGACACCAGCGGCCAGGGAAGTGTGGTCAATGACGTGACTGGAGAACTCTACAAATTCGCTTTTGAAG gTATCTGTTCAGTGTTGTTTGAGACGCGTATGGGCTGTATGAATGAGGTGGTGCCAGAGGAAACCCAGAAGTTCATCTTCTCCGTGGGGGAAATGTTTCGGCTCTCCCAAATCATCGTCCTCTTCCCCATGTCCACCTGGTCCTACGTGCCTTTCTGGAAACAGTTTGTGGTAGCCTGGGACCATCTCTTCAAAGTCG CTGAAGAGTTggtgcagaaaaaaatagaggaGATCCAGGGCAAGGTGCACCTGGACCAGAGCGTGGAGGGGGCATACCTCACTTACCTGCTGCTTAGTGATCAGATGACAGTCACTGAGATTCTGGGCAGCATCACTGAACTCCTGCTGGCAGGAGTCGACACA ACCTCCAACACTATCTCATGGTCTCTGTATCACTTGGCGAAAGAGCCAGAGATCCAAGAGCAGCTATACCAAGAAGTGATAAGCGTTTGTCCTGGAGACAAGATACCAACCAGCGAGGACATAGCTCAGATGCCGTACCTGAAGGCTGTCATCAAAGAGACGCTACG GCTGTATCCAGTGGTACCAGGAAACGCTCGCCTCACCGTTGAGAATGAGATTGTGGTGGGAGATTACCTCTTCCCCAAACGG ACGCTGTTCCACTTGTGCCACTATGCTGTGTCCTATGATGAGACTATCTTCCCTGACCCCTACATCTTCCTGCCCCAGCGATGGctcagaggaggggaggagaggtaCAAGCAGCACCCGTTCGGGTCAGTGCCATTCGGTTTTGGGATCCGGGCATGTCTGGGTCGACGGGTGGCTGAACTTGAGATGTATCTTCTCCTGTCCAGG TTGATAAAACACTACGAGGTGAGGCCAGATCCTGCTGGAACCGCAGTGAAGCCGATTACCAGGACCCTGCTTTGCCCTGCCAAACCCATCAATCTGCAGTTCCTGAACAGAAGAGTCGAGCGGGAGGAGCCGAGAGCAGCGGCGGCAGGAGGAGTTTCTCTGTGA